A window of the Clostridia bacterium genome harbors these coding sequences:
- the zapA gene encoding cell division protein ZapA — MTEKKKIGVSIFGTEYVMLAEKSEEYVLELANRVDAIMNEIAKSNFRYNSTMVAVLTALNLADALYKSQEEHAEVSEKLENIQGEMQRPFEELNELKQESEAIKEQYTKMQSEHTRSQIELGKISREWAKAQEELKDLRCELDVSRETMNDVQNKLFESQIELLKTRKELDDTKVKRIDKNRNNRVNNI; from the coding sequence ATGACCGAGAAGAAGAAGATAGGAGTTAGCATTTTTGGCACTGAATATGTGATGCTTGCTGAAAAATCAGAAGAATATGTGCTGGAGCTTGCAAATAGAGTAGATGCAATAATGAATGAAATCGCCAAGAGCAATTTCAGGTATAACTCAACTATGGTTGCGGTGCTTACTGCCTTGAATCTGGCGGATGCCCTTTACAAGTCACAGGAGGAGCATGCAGAAGTTTCAGAGAAGCTGGAGAACATTCAAGGAGAAATGCAGAGACCCTTTGAGGAGCTAAATGAGCTGAAACAGGAATCGGAGGCAATAAAGGAGCAATACACCAAGATGCAGAGTGAGCATACCAGATCGCAGATTGAACTGGGGAAGATAAGCCGGGAGTGGGCTAAGGCGCAGGAAGAGCTCAAGGACTTAAGGTGTGAGCTGGATGTCTCAAGAGAGACAATGAACGATGTGCAGAATAAGCTTTTCGAAAGTCAGATAGAGCTTTTGAAGACGAGGAAAGAACTTGATGATACAAAAGTAAAAAGAATAGATAAAAATAGGAACAATAGGGTAAATAATATATAG
- a CDS encoding ABC transporter permease, whose amino-acid sequence MKVLMLKRTARYLISAAGIIIGLAAAMVIFGIAEGGTSVLNDSFWRNGVKVYDVELKDRGLDSQEYLLKEDVRLLTDKMPEVEGSIPVLSLEAQLKSYKAAVSARTFAVNEKYQQYANLEMLKGSFINEQDVRHASKIAAIDELTALELYGTTDIIGQKLDLQVNGKKVEFIIAGVFRNFNKNIETMFDDKIPGMCFIPDSVPEDVSFEYSVEKLVALVKDNLHKEEAAAKLSHLLEKEHGVVGMYDINEYKQLPEVAEFTDKYLVFAVIIAIVGLISGGIGVMYAMLLNIQERKKEIGLYKFYGSGIKELQYDIVYRTLVICHSCGALGLILGILTGSFIGSFINIRARFTLLSIFITIAASVLVGIISSLYPASRIKQVDASEAIWGE is encoded by the coding sequence ATGAAAGTATTAATGCTTAAGAGGACTGCAAGATATTTGATATCAGCAGCAGGAATAATCATAGGTTTAGCTGCAGCAATGGTGATTTTTGGGATTGCAGAGGGTGGGACGTCTGTATTGAATGACAGCTTTTGGCGCAATGGAGTTAAGGTTTATGACGTAGAGCTTAAGGATAGAGGACTTGACTCACAGGAATATCTGCTTAAGGAGGATGTAAGGCTGCTCACTGATAAGATGCCCGAAGTTGAGGGCAGTATCCCGGTACTTAGTCTGGAAGCACAGCTAAAGTCCTATAAGGCTGCGGTCAGTGCCCGCACATTTGCAGTGAATGAAAAGTACCAGCAGTATGCCAACCTTGAAATGCTTAAGGGTAGTTTTATTAATGAGCAGGATGTGCGTCATGCAAGCAAAATTGCAGCTATTGATGAGCTTACTGCATTGGAGCTCTATGGCACGACTGATATAATTGGACAGAAGCTGGACCTTCAGGTAAACGGAAAAAAGGTTGAGTTCATAATTGCAGGAGTTTTCAGGAACTTTAATAAGAACATTGAAACAATGTTTGATGATAAGATTCCGGGCATGTGCTTTATTCCGGACAGCGTACCCGAGGATGTTTCTTTTGAATACAGCGTAGAAAAGCTGGTTGCATTGGTGAAGGATAATCTGCATAAAGAAGAAGCTGCCGCTAAGCTCAGCCACCTGCTTGAGAAAGAGCATGGGGTTGTGGGTATGTACGATATTAATGAATATAAGCAGCTGCCGGAAGTGGCAGAGTTTACAGACAAGTATCTCGTATTCGCTGTGATTATAGCAATAGTAGGGCTAATATCCGGTGGGATTGGGGTAATGTATGCAATGCTCCTCAATATACAGGAAAGAAAAAAGGAGATAGGACTATACAAGTTTTACGGCTCGGGAATAAAAGAGCTTCAGTATGATATTGTATATAGAACCCTAGTTATTTGTCATAGCTGCGGCGCGTTGGGGTTGATATTGGGAATACTGACAGGAAGCTTTATAGGGAGCTTTATAAACATCCGTGCGAGGTTTACACTGCTGTCAATTTTTATAACAATAGCGGCTTCGGTACTTGTGGGTATAATAAGCAGTCTGTATCCGGCTTCAAGGATAAAGCAGGTTGATGCTTCGGAAGCTATTTGGGGTGAGTAA
- a CDS encoding ATP-binding cassette domain-containing protein codes for MILNESRVLIRTEKLSKSYKLGNEMKVAVREVDIKIVQGEFVIIEGLRGLQKNVFVNLMGCLERPTVGKYYFDYEDIALAKEGILDDIRKLKLGYLFRDFNLIARLTAAQNIEVLLQGLNISQAEKRDRLQKTLKRFDIESIAEKKVSELTDYQKQLVSLARAVVNSPLMIIADEPAANLNSKEEKELMEHLLRLNSEGIAIMLITENTELKASNRFRLISFQDGRISEDKEVQKLSLVRREA; via the coding sequence ATGATTCTTAATGAATCCAGAGTACTTATCAGAACAGAGAAGCTGAGTAAATCCTATAAGCTGGGAAATGAGATGAAGGTAGCGGTTAGGGAAGTTGATATAAAGATAGTGCAGGGAGAGTTTGTTATAATCGAAGGCTTAAGAGGGCTTCAGAAAAATGTATTTGTTAACCTTATGGGGTGCCTTGAGAGACCCACTGTGGGAAAGTACTACTTTGATTATGAGGATATCGCTTTAGCAAAAGAAGGCATATTGGATGACATAAGGAAGCTTAAGCTGGGCTATCTATTCAGGGATTTCAACCTTATTGCCAGATTGACAGCAGCTCAGAATATAGAAGTACTACTGCAGGGCTTGAATATATCACAGGCGGAGAAAAGGGACAGGCTGCAGAAGACATTAAAACGCTTTGACATCGAGTCAATTGCTGAGAAAAAGGTATCTGAGCTGACCGATTATCAGAAGCAGCTGGTTTCACTCGCAAGAGCAGTTGTGAACAGCCCGCTGATGATAATTGCAGACGAACCTGCAGCAAATCTTAACAGCAAAGAAGAGAAGGAACTCATGGAGCATTTGCTAAGGCTGAACAGTGAAGGCATTGCTATTATGCTCATTACTGAGAATACAGAATTGAAAGCCTCGAACAGATTCAGGCTGATTTCCTTTCAGGACGGCAGGATATCTGAGGATAAGGAAGTCCAAAAGCTTTCCCTTGTAAGGAGGGAGGCTTGA
- a CDS encoding HlyD family efflux transporter periplasmic adaptor subunit, protein MKVKKKLGLLLGIILLISIISITTIIAAVPSKHRKIVISTAHKKNLVQTVTVEGVVEPNKKQIINLDSNQKVLEVFAAVGQEIKKGDLVLKLDSSDNQYKLSVEEINLKLAERELSKVLKNGKTDKKDVEYSFKQAEIAYADGSAGLESAQNSLAADKLLFENGAISRSQYVESQKNVRDQENRMTLKAMEMNRASQSLANFDLDKDEQVFKLGSNISLIQQNISNLKSKVDADTRANIDGKIVKLEVETDQYPTDDNSQILIYDMSKQMVNIQLKQQEALYIKEGMKAGIKVKGLDEKEYAGTVVDVDDVALTSISGGNGSKVNVKISIDNPDERIKIGYDVEVKINLYIKDEAVVVDFESIVQDNDGKKYIYFVKDNVAQRRPVGTGIETSFEVEITEGIIQGDRYVVNPPEEMQEKSSMKIWGWRYESK, encoded by the coding sequence ATGAAAGTCAAGAAAAAGTTAGGCTTGCTGCTGGGAATAATTCTTTTGATATCAATAATAAGTATAACGACCATCATTGCAGCTGTGCCATCAAAGCACAGGAAAATTGTTATAAGCACGGCGCACAAGAAGAATCTGGTGCAGACGGTTACTGTGGAAGGTGTTGTAGAGCCTAATAAAAAGCAGATAATAAACCTTGATTCCAACCAGAAGGTGTTAGAGGTATTTGCTGCGGTCGGTCAGGAGATAAAAAAGGGAGACCTGGTCTTAAAGCTGGATAGCTCTGATAACCAGTATAAGCTGAGCGTTGAGGAGATAAACCTGAAGCTGGCAGAAAGAGAGCTGTCAAAAGTATTGAAGAATGGGAAGACTGACAAGAAAGATGTGGAGTACTCTTTTAAACAAGCGGAAATTGCATATGCAGATGGGTCGGCTGGACTGGAGTCTGCACAGAATTCACTGGCGGCTGACAAACTGCTTTTTGAAAATGGTGCAATATCAAGGAGTCAGTATGTGGAGTCACAGAAAAATGTCAGAGACCAAGAGAACAGAATGACTCTGAAGGCTATGGAAATGAACAGGGCCAGCCAGAGTCTTGCTAATTTTGACTTGGATAAGGATGAGCAGGTTTTTAAGCTTGGGAGCAACATAAGCCTTATACAGCAGAATATAAGCAATCTGAAATCAAAGGTGGATGCAGACACAAGGGCTAATATAGACGGGAAGATAGTAAAGCTGGAGGTTGAGACGGATCAATATCCGACCGATGATAACTCTCAAATACTTATATATGACATGTCAAAGCAAATGGTTAATATTCAGCTTAAGCAGCAGGAGGCCTTGTATATAAAAGAGGGAATGAAGGCTGGTATAAAGGTCAAGGGTTTGGATGAAAAAGAGTATGCGGGCACTGTAGTTGATGTTGATGATGTAGCCCTGACTTCGATAAGCGGGGGAAATGGTTCAAAGGTAAATGTCAAAATAAGCATAGATAACCCCGACGAGAGGATAAAAATAGGATACGATGTAGAGGTGAAAATTAACCTCTACATAAAGGATGAAGCAGTTGTAGTCGATTTTGAGTCTATTGTACAGGACAATGACGGGAAGAAGTACATTTATTTCGTTAAGGATAATGTGGCACAAAGAAGGCCTGTAGGCACAGGTATAGAAACAAGCTTTGAGGTTGAAATCACTGAAGGAATCATTCAGGGCGACAGGTATGTGGTGAATCCCCCGGAGGAAATGCAGGAAAAGAGTTCAATGAAGATCTGGGGTTGGAGGTATGAGTCAAAATGA
- a CDS encoding ABC transporter ATP-binding protein codes for MGSLFEIKDLKTYFMMDRQEIKAVDGVTFSLDRNETLAIVGESGSGKSVTVLSAMRLINPPGKIVNGEIMFDNKNLLQLTEKQMTMIRGDRISMVYQEPMTSLNPVIPVGEQIREAITIHKASSKMESKERAIELMNFVSIPEARLRYNELPAKFSGGMRQRIMIAIAIACNPDVLIADEPTTALDVTIQAEIMELLRSMKNKLNMSMLLITHDLGIVAENADRVIVMYCGKVMEEATVVSLFRNPMHPYTVGLMECIPRIDIKVDKLNAIPGYVPHPSQYPRGCRFSNRCSRAMDICSKELAELIEIEDGHKVRCWLYMKGGEAR; via the coding sequence ATGGGCAGCTTGTTTGAGATTAAGGATTTGAAAACCTATTTCATGATGGATAGGCAAGAGATAAAAGCAGTTGACGGAGTAACCTTCAGCCTCGACAGAAATGAAACCCTTGCAATCGTCGGTGAATCGGGCAGCGGAAAAAGTGTAACTGTTCTTTCTGCCATGCGTCTGATAAACCCCCCAGGAAAGATTGTAAATGGGGAGATAATGTTTGATAACAAAAACCTCCTGCAGCTGACAGAAAAGCAAATGACAATGATTCGGGGAGATAGAATCTCCATGGTTTACCAGGAGCCCATGACCTCGCTGAATCCGGTAATACCGGTAGGAGAACAGATAAGAGAAGCAATTACTATTCATAAAGCCTCATCAAAAATGGAATCCAAGGAGCGAGCTATAGAGCTTATGAACTTTGTAAGCATTCCTGAGGCCAGGTTGAGATACAATGAACTGCCGGCAAAATTCAGCGGAGGCATGCGGCAAAGGATAATGATTGCCATAGCAATAGCATGCAATCCTGATGTACTTATAGCCGATGAACCGACCACCGCACTGGATGTAACTATTCAGGCTGAAATAATGGAGCTTCTAAGATCCATGAAGAATAAGCTGAACATGTCAATGCTGCTTATCACCCACGATCTGGGGATAGTAGCGGAGAATGCTGACAGGGTCATCGTGATGTACTGTGGAAAAGTTATGGAGGAAGCGACTGTGGTCAGCCTTTTCAGAAATCCGATGCATCCATATACAGTAGGCTTGATGGAGTGCATTCCGAGGATTGACATAAAGGTAGACAAATTGAATGCAATACCCGGCTATGTGCCGCATCCCTCCCAATATCCAAGGGGCTGCAGGTTCAGCAACAGGTGCAGCAGGGCAATGGATATATGCAGCAAAGAGCTGGCGGAGCTTATAGAAATTGAAGATGGACATAAGGTAAGGTGTTGGCTATATATGAAGGGAGGAGAGGCACGATGA